A stretch of the Planktothricoides raciborskii GIHE-MW2 genome encodes the following:
- a CDS encoding UPF0182 family protein, producing MVFWFWKRVFSFIILILGIWLTFDIFAWIITENLWFQEIGYYRAFWLRFITRTIVFFLVFAVSMTFLWGNLQIAHRLKSEHITLEKRSKQLIQSTVEATGIEINYVEFQLRLRSLLPIVIGLAVIVELMVLYYGQAAAKYWQLPGGLPLMYSSAPRGFDIQVIWQMIGSMDAPYWPKILGLFIGATLLLFYPQTLWAIAAFLSLCFGFVLSNHWEKFWLLAKGISFNVTDPLFHKDISFYIFRLPFWELLEFWLKGLLIAAVVVVFIDYLLANNSLSDGRFSGFSLKERSHIYRLISLLMACIAGNYWLSCYRLLYSHRGVNYGASFTDVKAQLPAYIILSLGASAIAIFLLIITNTFKFSKLQLITLGKSSSKSLEYNPKKSLKKTGLNLDKISNFYGQKNRYKISTFNSTTSSLPKLRYAIFAYLLVMVVAEYLWPSGIQRFMVQPNELERETPYIQRSIAFTRQGFGLDNIETRTFEPEGKLTYNDIKNNDLTIRNIRLWDSRPLLQTNRQLQQIRLYYKFFDADIDRYTLKKEAPSVQGLTTEKQQVLISARELDYSAVPEAANTWVNEHLVYTHGYGFTLSPVNTVGPGGLPDYFVKDIGVGTGDNQGLLGTSSERIRASIPISHPRIYYGELTDTYVMAPSLVRELDYPSGDENVYNTYDGSGGVSLNSWWRRLVFAQYLKNWQMVFTKNFTPETKVLFRRTIQERVQLIAPFLKYDNDPYLVVANTSLFQGQNGTGEPNRPGSTVNNYLYWIIDAYTTSDRYPYSQPGEEGFNYIRNSVKVVIDAYNGSVGFYVADPTDPIISTWQDIFPGLFQPLEEMPLALRVHLRYPEDLFTIQSQRLLIYHMTDPQVFYNREDQWQIPQEVYGNERQLLQPYYLIMKLPTQDSEEFILLNPFTPTSRNNLIGWLAGRADNDNYGKLLLYQFPKQRLIYGPEQVEARINQDPVISQQISLWSRQGSRAIQGNLLVIPIEQSLLYVEPLYLEAEQNSLPILARVIVVYENQIVMAESLEEALKAVFDPKSSSSTTIIRPVEQPELP from the coding sequence ATGGTTTTCTGGTTTTGGAAACGAGTTTTTTCGTTCATTATTTTGATATTAGGAATTTGGTTAACCTTTGATATTTTTGCCTGGATTATTACCGAAAATCTCTGGTTTCAGGAAATTGGTTATTATCGGGCTTTTTGGTTAAGGTTTATTACCCGTACTATTGTTTTTTTCTTGGTTTTTGCTGTTAGTATGACTTTTCTATGGGGCAATTTACAGATTGCTCATCGGCTGAAATCTGAACATATTACTCTAGAAAAACGTTCTAAACAATTGATACAATCAACGGTAGAAGCGACGGGAATAGAAATTAATTATGTCGAGTTTCAATTGAGGCTGCGATCGCTTTTGCCGATTGTGATTGGATTAGCGGTAATAGTCGAGTTAATGGTCTTATACTACGGTCAAGCTGCCGCGAAATATTGGCAACTGCCTGGGGGTTTGCCGTTGATGTATTCTTCAGCCCCCCGTGGTTTTGATATCCAAGTAATCTGGCAGATGATTGGGTCAATGGATGCCCCATATTGGCCGAAAATTTTAGGCTTATTTATCGGGGCAACTTTGCTGCTGTTTTATCCTCAAACCCTTTGGGCGATCGCGGCTTTTTTGAGTCTTTGTTTTGGTTTTGTCCTTTCTAATCATTGGGAAAAATTTTGGTTACTAGCTAAAGGTATATCGTTTAATGTTACCGATCCTTTGTTTCATAAAGATATTAGCTTTTATATCTTTAGGCTGCCTTTTTGGGAACTGCTAGAGTTTTGGCTAAAAGGCTTATTAATTGCGGCGGTTGTTGTGGTATTTATTGACTATTTACTGGCAAATAATAGCTTGAGTGATGGCCGTTTTTCTGGTTTTTCTCTAAAAGAACGCAGCCATATATATCGATTAATTAGCTTACTAATGGCCTGTATTGCGGGAAATTATTGGTTGTCTTGTTATCGCTTACTTTACTCTCACCGTGGGGTAAATTATGGCGCCAGTTTCACCGATGTGAAAGCTCAACTACCGGCATATATTATATTAAGTCTTGGCGCTAGTGCGATCGCGATTTTTCTGTTAATAATCACCAATACATTTAAATTTAGCAAATTACAGCTAATTACTCTCGGCAAATCTAGCAGCAAATCCCTAGAATATAACCCAAAAAAATCGTTGAAAAAAACAGGATTAAATTTGGATAAAATAAGTAATTTTTATGGCCAAAAAAATCGTTATAAAATATCAACATTTAACAGCACAACCTCCAGCCTCCCAAAGCTGAGATATGCCATATTTGCCTATCTTTTAGTCATGGTTGTAGCTGAATATCTTTGGCCATCAGGAATACAGCGGTTTATGGTTCAACCCAACGAACTGGAGAGAGAAACTCCCTATATTCAGAGGAGTATTGCTTTTACTCGTCAGGGTTTTGGCTTAGATAATATTGAAACGCGAACCTTTGAACCAGAAGGAAAATTGACCTACAATGATATTAAAAATAATGACCTGACAATTCGCAATATTCGCCTGTGGGACAGTCGTCCTTTACTACAAACCAATCGGCAGTTACAACAAATTCGTCTATATTATAAATTCTTCGATGCGGACATTGACCGCTACACTCTGAAAAAAGAAGCACCCAGTGTTCAAGGGCTGACCACAGAAAAACAACAAGTCTTAATTTCGGCTCGCGAATTAGACTACAGCGCGGTTCCCGAAGCGGCGAACACCTGGGTAAACGAACATCTCGTTTATACCCACGGTTATGGGTTTACTCTTTCCCCTGTGAATACCGTTGGTCCAGGAGGTTTACCGGATTATTTTGTCAAAGATATTGGGGTCGGTACTGGGGATAACCAAGGACTTTTAGGCACTTCTAGCGAACGAATTCGCGCCAGTATTCCCATTAGTCATCCTCGGATTTATTACGGTGAATTAACCGATACTTATGTCATGGCACCGAGTCTGGTACGCGAGCTAGATTATCCCAGTGGTGATGAGAATGTTTATAATACTTATGATGGCAGTGGTGGGGTGTCTCTTAATTCTTGGTGGCGCCGGTTGGTGTTTGCTCAGTATTTGAAAAATTGGCAGATGGTTTTTACCAAGAATTTTACCCCGGAAACTAAAGTGTTATTTCGGCGGACGATTCAGGAAAGAGTTCAGTTAATTGCCCCTTTTTTAAAATATGACAATGACCCCTATTTGGTGGTGGCAAACACTAGCTTATTCCAGGGTCAAAATGGCACTGGTGAACCGAACCGTCCAGGGTCAACGGTTAATAATTATTTGTATTGGATTATTGACGCTTATACCACGAGCGATCGCTATCCTTATTCCCAACCGGGAGAAGAAGGCTTTAACTATATCCGCAACTCGGTAAAAGTGGTGATTGATGCTTACAATGGATCGGTTGGTTTCTATGTCGCCGATCCGACCGATCCAATTATCTCCACTTGGCAAGATATTTTTCCGGGGTTATTTCAACCCTTAGAGGAGATGCCATTAGCTTTGCGGGTGCATCTTCGTTATCCAGAAGATTTGTTTACGATCCAATCCCAACGCCTGCTGATCTACCACATGACCGACCCCCAGGTTTTTTATAACCGGGAAGACCAGTGGCAAATTCCTCAAGAAGTTTACGGCAATGAACGGCAGCTACTACAGCCCTATTATCTGATTATGAAACTGCCGACCCAAGACTCAGAAGAGTTTATCTTGCTCAATCCCTTTACTCCTACCAGTCGGAATAATTTAATCGGCTGGTTAGCCGGTCGTGCGGATAATGACAATTATGGCAAATTACTGCTGTATCAATTTCCTAAACAGCGGTTAATCTATGGTCCCGAACAAGTGGAAGCCCGGATTAATCAAGATCCGGTGATTTCCCAACAAATTTCTCTGTGGAGTCGGCAGGGTTCTCGGGCAATTCAAGGCAATTTATTGGTGATTCCCATTGAACAATCTCTGTTGTATGTAGAGCCATTGTATTTGGAAGCTGAACAAAATAGTCTGCCAATTTTAGCGAGGGTCATTGTGGTGTATGAAAATCAAATTGTGATGGCAGAAAGTCTGGAGGAGGCACTCAAGGCAGTGTTTGACCCGAAAAGTTCTTCCTCAACCACTATTATCAGACCTGTGGAACAACCAGAACTTCCTTAG
- a CDS encoding glucose-6-phosphate isomerase — translation MSAVDLWQRYQEWLYFHSGLGLYLDISRMRFDDAFVAKMQPEFERAFVQMAELERGAIANPDENRMVGHYWLRNPDLAPTPELKQDIIQTLEAIEAFVAKVHSGEIHPPNQPKFTDVLSIGIGGSALGPEFVAEALEPDQAPMKIHFIDNSDPTGIDKVVKSLEDRLSSTLVIIISKSGGTPETRNGMLEIEYAFTQRNLNFAQQAIAITGVDSNLDRHAKSQGWLATFPMEDWVGGRTSELSAVGLLPAALQGIDIREMLAGAKEMDIATRTPNLKDNPAALLALSWYFAGNGRGEKDMVVLPYKDSLLLFSRYLQQLVMESLGKEKDLDGNIVYQGIAVYGNKGSTDQHAYVQQLREGVPNFFMTLIEVLEDRQGPSMEIEPNVTCGDYLSGFLMGTRAALFENGRDSITLTIPQVNPRTVGALIALYERAVGLYAFLVNINAYHQPGVEAGKKAAASILALQKQVLAVLHQETAPLSLEAIAAKAGASDQIEIVYKILRHLAANDRGVVLQGDFAKPSSLTAMISAS, via the coding sequence ATCAGTGCAGTGGATTTGTGGCAACGATATCAAGAGTGGCTGTATTTTCACTCTGGATTAGGTTTGTACCTGGATATCAGCCGGATGCGGTTTGATGATGCTTTTGTGGCGAAGATGCAGCCGGAGTTTGAACGGGCATTTGTCCAAATGGCAGAGTTGGAACGGGGGGCGATCGCGAATCCCGATGAAAACCGGATGGTGGGTCATTATTGGTTACGCAACCCTGACTTAGCCCCGACCCCAGAACTGAAACAGGATATTATTCAGACTTTAGAGGCGATCGAGGCTTTTGTCGCGAAAGTGCATTCCGGGGAAATTCATCCCCCCAATCAGCCCAAATTTACTGATGTGCTGTCGATTGGGATTGGGGGTTCCGCCCTGGGGCCGGAGTTTGTGGCGGAAGCCTTGGAACCGGATCAGGCACCGATGAAGATTCACTTTATCGATAATAGTGACCCGACAGGAATTGATAAAGTCGTGAAATCCCTGGAAGATCGACTCTCTAGCACTCTGGTGATCATCATCTCCAAGTCTGGGGGCACCCCGGAAACCCGCAATGGGATGTTAGAAATTGAGTATGCTTTTACGCAGCGCAACCTGAATTTTGCCCAACAAGCGATCGCTATTACCGGAGTGGACAGCAACCTCGATCGCCATGCCAAGTCCCAAGGCTGGTTAGCCACCTTCCCAATGGAAGACTGGGTAGGAGGACGAACCTCGGAACTGTCCGCCGTGGGCTTACTTCCTGCCGCTTTACAAGGAATCGACATTCGCGAAATGCTGGCTGGGGCGAAAGAAATGGACATCGCCACCCGTACCCCGAACCTGAAAGACAATCCTGCTGCCTTATTAGCCCTCTCTTGGTACTTTGCGGGCAATGGACGCGGGGAAAAAGATATGGTGGTTTTGCCCTACAAAGATAGTTTGCTTTTATTTAGCCGCTATCTGCAACAACTGGTAATGGAATCTTTGGGCAAAGAAAAAGACCTAGATGGCAATATTGTTTACCAGGGAATTGCCGTTTATGGCAATAAAGGGTCTACGGATCAACACGCTTATGTGCAACAGTTGCGCGAAGGGGTGCCCAATTTCTTTATGACCTTGATTGAAGTCTTAGAAGACCGTCAAGGCCCCAGTATGGAAATCGAACCCAATGTCACTTGTGGCGATTATTTATCCGGCTTTTTAATGGGAACTCGCGCTGCTTTGTTTGAAAATGGCCGAGACTCCATTACTCTGACCATCCCCCAGGTGAACCCGCGCACCGTTGGGGCGTTGATTGCCCTGTATGAACGGGCTGTAGGATTGTATGCTTTTTTGGTGAATATCAATGCTTATCATCAACCAGGGGTAGAAGCAGGGAAAAAAGCCGCCGCCAGCATTTTGGCGCTGCAAAAACAGGTGTTGGCAGTGCTGCACCAAGAAACCGCCCCTCTGTCTTTGGAGGCGATCGCTGCTAAAGCTGGTGCCAGCGATCAAATTGAAATCGTCTATAAAATCCTCCGGCATTTGGCAGCTAACGATCGGGGTGTTGTTTTACAAGGCGATTTCGCGAAACCATCTAGCCTCACCGCGATGATTTCCGCTAGTTAG
- a CDS encoding response regulator transcription factor, translated as MSLIILVVDDDPAICLSISDYLHGSGYAVIRAENGRDALILVEKYRPHLLITDIIMPGMDGYELIKKIREQPFFRLLPVILLTSKTKTEERILGYQVGCDVYLPKPFELPELGAVVRNLLERSQLINAEKDFSVYLASQVDSRFRGNDKLVSADRPVSDAKNLTVDSRKIAPLEIDLTHREQEVLSFLTWGLSNAKIGDKMHLSSRTVEKYVSSLLRKTSTCNRAELVRFAIAHQLVD; from the coding sequence ATGTCTCTGATAATTCTTGTTGTTGATGACGATCCGGCAATTTGTTTGTCGATTAGTGACTATCTTCACGGTTCTGGTTATGCGGTAATCCGGGCAGAAAATGGCCGAGATGCGCTGATTTTAGTGGAAAAATATCGGCCACATTTACTGATTACGGATATTATTATGCCGGGGATGGATGGTTATGAATTGATTAAAAAAATTCGGGAACAACCTTTTTTTAGATTATTGCCGGTGATTTTATTAACCAGTAAAACTAAGACCGAGGAAAGAATTTTAGGGTATCAAGTTGGTTGTGATGTTTATTTGCCCAAACCGTTTGAGTTGCCAGAGTTGGGGGCGGTGGTTCGCAATTTGTTGGAGCGATCGCAGCTAATTAACGCTGAAAAAGATTTTTCTGTTTATCTAGCTTCTCAAGTGGATTCCCGCTTTCGCGGGAATGACAAGCTTGTGTCGGCAGATCGCCCAGTTTCCGATGCCAAAAATTTAACCGTTGATTCCAGAAAAATCGCCCCTTTAGAGATTGATTTAACTCACCGGGAACAAGAAGTTTTAAGTTTCTTAACTTGGGGATTATCCAATGCAAAAATAGGCGATAAAATGCACCTGAGTTCTCGCACCGTTGAAAAGTATGTGAGTAGTTTATTGAGAAAAACATCCACTTGTAATCGTGCGGAACTGGTACGATTTGCGATCGCCCATCAATTAGTTGATTAA
- a CDS encoding tetratricopeptide repeat protein has translation MMTESNHKPTTDLDGAIESYQAALNELESAAPNLSEIEAVKVLLARDAVQQLLPDKTKLSAIAFISLIQLDRRLKQQGEAIARAVNLEQFREPLNPDPSAWWWFFELPPEIDPWDRFDWVWNVITTGALGLAGSYLFITLQAFAIGGLGVTEAFGTIAQGTGIALIGKGALTADGHQQVAKLLHKMGVPSKWHSEVSCGFAMLLLLSVYGIHRSLPNYLYKKAVAEYDAGNLAHTEEKLLQAIQLNSEDSKFYVPLGKVYESTGELDKALVQYKNAVVNGNPEGFNSIGRVYIQQSKFDLAETLLRAGLQRVKNDPQIEYQLHRNLGWALLAQKNYPAAERELRQAIAIDDQITEEQIGGGMAYCFLGEALTEQKKMSEAEKYWLECLDYARPETVNEYRWFVQNSQRELASCVDTSGITGGLDHELATQKVAQSCDREGLIQSIKSAAIPGNQN, from the coding sequence ATGATGACTGAAAGTAATCATAAGCCTACCACGGATTTAGACGGGGCAATTGAGTCTTATCAGGCAGCCTTAAACGAGCTTGAATCCGCAGCCCCGAATCTGTCAGAAATCGAAGCGGTTAAAGTGCTGCTGGCACGAGATGCGGTGCAGCAATTACTCCCAGATAAAACCAAATTATCAGCGATCGCGTTCATCTCGTTGATCCAATTGGATCGGCGATTGAAACAGCAAGGAGAAGCGATCGCCCGTGCGGTCAACTTGGAGCAATTTCGCGAACCCCTCAACCCCGATCCTTCAGCCTGGTGGTGGTTTTTTGAATTACCACCGGAAATTGACCCGTGGGATCGCTTTGACTGGGTGTGGAATGTCATCACCACTGGGGCTTTGGGTTTAGCCGGTAGCTATTTGTTTATCACCCTTCAGGCTTTTGCGATCGGTGGTTTAGGTGTCACCGAGGCATTCGGAACCATTGCCCAAGGGACAGGGATCGCCTTGATTGGTAAAGGGGCGCTGACCGCCGACGGACATCAACAGGTCGCCAAACTGCTGCACAAAATGGGTGTTCCTTCAAAGTGGCACAGTGAGGTGAGTTGTGGGTTCGCCATGCTGCTGTTGCTTTCGGTCTATGGTATCCACCGTAGTTTACCCAATTACCTTTATAAAAAAGCCGTTGCGGAATATGATGCGGGTAACTTGGCCCATACTGAGGAAAAATTACTTCAGGCGATTCAACTCAATTCGGAAGATTCCAAGTTTTATGTTCCTTTGGGGAAAGTTTACGAAAGCACAGGGGAATTAGACAAAGCCCTGGTACAGTATAAAAACGCAGTGGTTAATGGCAACCCCGAAGGCTTCAACTCTATCGGGCGGGTCTATATTCAGCAATCCAAGTTCGATCTGGCGGAGACATTGCTGCGGGCAGGTCTGCAAAGGGTGAAAAATGATCCACAAATCGAATATCAATTGCACCGCAATTTGGGTTGGGCATTGTTGGCGCAAAAGAACTATCCCGCAGCGGAGAGAGAGTTGAGACAGGCGATCGCTATTGACGATCAAATTACTGAAGAACAAATTGGTGGGGGTATGGCTTATTGTTTCTTGGGAGAAGCCCTCACGGAACAGAAAAAGATGTCAGAAGCGGAAAAATATTGGCTTGAATGTCTGGATTATGCCCGTCCCGAAACCGTCAATGAATATCGATGGTTTGTCCAGAACAGCCAACGGGAACTCGCCTCTTGCGTTGATACCAGTGGCATTACTGGCGGTCTGGATCACGAGTTAGCAACGCAAAAAGTCGCCCAGTCTTGCGATCGCGAGGGACTGATTCAGTCAATTAAATCTGCGGCTATTCCCGGAAATCAAAATTAA